A section of the Bacteroidales bacterium genome encodes:
- a CDS encoding protein-disulfide reductase DsbD family protein, which yields MRKRNIILFVFMLIGSIGFSQVFEPVKWSFSSQKTSDSTANLYFKATIENGWHLYSQKTYTDGGPVPIQFTFANSKDYKLNGKMYEPKPIEEYDEGFEFNVYFFKNTVTFVQKINITTDKTFDIKGEIVFEACSTSCVFPTQEFVIKNIAGYQKAKPVKEDTVAIEKTDTVPKVEKDTASAPAAITDDDSDVTGKNKSLWWFFVFAFVGGLAAIIMPCVFPMIPMTVAYFMKSGSKGKIQAFVYGLSIIVIYTLFGTLIALIFGVDFSNWLATHWLPNILFFLIFVIFAISMFGYFEITMPNWMVNKSVAQEDRGGYVGIIFMALTLVLVSFSCTGPIVGWIIVASAGGQFLKPIIGMLGFSLAFALPFTMFALFPRWLQKMPKSGGWLNMVKVILAFIELAFALKFLNVPDQTYHWRYLDREVYLAFWIVIGTLLGMYLLGKIKFPHDSDYPVMKSFPRLLSAIFVFAFVVYMIPGLWGAPLKALSGWLPPMETQDFDISRIVRENTCAGEVTSSDLPEVPKYADKMEKLPLGLKGYYDYDQALKVAKKLNKPVFVDFTGHGCTNCREMENRVWSDPEVLKRLREKFVVVALYVDDKVIELPENEWYTNDAGIQVKLLGKKNSEIQLNKYQANAQPFYVLLDTNDSMLVKPKAYDLDIEGYIKFLDSGLKEFEKRSTQKK from the coding sequence ATGAGAAAGAGAAATATTATACTGTTCGTATTTATGCTGATTGGCAGTATTGGTTTTTCACAGGTATTTGAGCCCGTAAAATGGTCGTTTTCTTCACAGAAAACATCTGATTCCACAGCCAATTTATATTTTAAGGCTACTATTGAAAACGGATGGCACCTGTATTCTCAAAAGACGTATACCGATGGAGGCCCTGTACCTATCCAGTTCACATTTGCAAACAGTAAGGATTATAAATTAAATGGAAAGATGTACGAGCCAAAACCTATTGAAGAATATGATGAAGGTTTTGAATTCAACGTGTATTTTTTTAAGAATACGGTAACATTCGTACAAAAAATAAATATTACTACCGACAAAACTTTTGATATAAAAGGCGAAATTGTTTTCGAAGCATGCTCTACATCTTGTGTTTTTCCTACTCAGGAATTTGTTATAAAAAATATTGCAGGCTATCAAAAAGCAAAGCCGGTAAAAGAAGATACAGTAGCTATAGAAAAAACCGATACTGTTCCAAAAGTGGAAAAGGATACTGCATCTGCTCCTGCTGCTATTACTGATGATGATAGTGATGTTACAGGTAAAAACAAATCCCTGTGGTGGTTTTTTGTTTTTGCATTTGTTGGCGGATTAGCTGCTATTATTATGCCTTGTGTATTTCCGATGATCCCTATGACAGTTGCATATTTTATGAAAAGCGGAAGTAAAGGGAAGATACAGGCTTTTGTTTATGGCTTATCAATTATAGTTATTTATACCTTATTTGGAACATTAATCGCTTTGATTTTTGGTGTTGATTTCAGTAACTGGCTTGCTACTCACTGGCTTCCAAATATTTTATTTTTCCTGATATTTGTGATTTTTGCTATTTCAATGTTTGGTTATTTTGAGATTACTATGCCCAACTGGATGGTAAATAAATCAGTAGCGCAAGAGGACAGGGGTGGATATGTAGGAATTATTTTTATGGCATTAACTCTTGTACTGGTTTCGTTTTCATGCACAGGTCCTATTGTAGGTTGGATTATTGTGGCGTCAGCTGGCGGACAGTTCCTTAAACCAATTATAGGAATGTTGGGTTTTTCATTAGCTTTTGCTTTACCGTTTACAATGTTTGCTTTGTTTCCACGATGGCTTCAAAAAATGCCCAAATCAGGCGGATGGCTTAATATGGTAAAAGTTATCTTGGCTTTTATTGAACTTGCTTTTGCTTTGAAATTTTTAAATGTTCCTGATCAAACTTATCATTGGAGATATCTTGATCGTGAAGTATATCTTGCATTCTGGATTGTAATAGGAACATTGCTTGGGATGTATTTGCTGGGTAAGATTAAATTCCCGCATGATAGCGATTACCCCGTGATGAAATCGTTTCCAAGATTGTTATCAGCGATTTTTGTTTTTGCATTTGTGGTTTATATGATTCCCGGTTTGTGGGGTGCTCCATTAAAAGCATTGTCAGGATGGCTGCCTCCGATGGAAACACAGGATTTTGATATTAGTAGGATTGTTCGTGAAAATACCTGCGCCGGTGAAGTTACATCAAGCGACCTTCCGGAAGTTCCCAAATATGCAGATAAGATGGAAAAACTACCTCTTGGACTGAAAGGATATTATGATTATGACCAGGCTTTGAAAGTGGCTAAAAAACTTAATAAGCCGGTGTTTGTTGATTTTACCGGGCACGGATGTACAAATTGTCGTGAAATGGAAAACAGAGTATGGAGTGATCCTGAAGTGTTGAAGCGATTACGTGAAAAGTTTGTTGTGGTAGCTTTATATGTTGATGATAAAGTTATTGAATTGCCCGAAAATGAATGGTATACTAATGATGCAGGTATTCAGGTAAAGCTTCTTGGAAAGAAAAATTCTGAGATCCAGCTTAATAAATACCAGGCAAATGCACAACCATTCTACGTACTTCTTGATACAAATGATAGCATGCTTGTTAAACCTAAAGCATACGATCTGGATATTGAAGGATATATTAAATTCCTTGATAGCGGATTAAAGGAATTTGAAAAACGTTCGACACAAAAGAAATAA